In Proteus vulgaris, one DNA window encodes the following:
- the gntU gene encoding gluconate transporter — protein MSTLTLVLTAVGSVLLLLFFVMYARLHAFIALMIVAIGAGIFSGMPLEKITQTMQNGMGGTLGFLSIVVALGAMFGKVLHETGALDQIAVRLLKYFGEKRANYALGIAGLICALPLFFDVAVVLLIGVVFAVARRTGGNVVKMAIPLFAGVAGAAAFLLPGPTPMLLADQMNADFGWMILIGLCAAIPGMLLAGPIFGNFISRYVTLELPKDLTEPSLGQNKMPSFGFSLALVLLPLVLVGCKTIGARFVEEGSQLYNILEFVGHPFIAILVACLVAIYGLAIRRGMSKEKVMEICSAAIQPAGIILLVTGAGGVFKQVLVDSGVGPALGNALIGAGMPIAVACFILAGAVRVIQGSATVACLTAVGLVLPVINELGYSGAQMAALSVCIAGGSIILSHVNDSGFWLFGKFTGATEAQTLKTWSLMETILGTTGAVIGMIFFAFL, from the coding sequence ATGAGTACATTAACGCTTGTGCTAACTGCGGTTGGCTCGGTTCTATTATTACTCTTTTTCGTTATGTATGCGCGTTTGCATGCATTTATTGCATTGATGATTGTTGCTATCGGTGCAGGTATTTTCTCTGGAATGCCACTTGAAAAAATCACACAAACTATGCAAAACGGAATGGGTGGAACATTAGGTTTCCTCTCTATTGTGGTCGCACTGGGTGCAATGTTCGGTAAAGTGCTACATGAAACTGGGGCATTAGACCAAATCGCAGTCCGATTATTAAAATATTTTGGTGAAAAACGAGCTAACTACGCATTGGGTATTGCAGGCTTAATTTGTGCATTACCTCTGTTTTTTGATGTTGCCGTTGTCTTATTAATTGGTGTTGTATTTGCGGTTGCTCGTCGTACTGGTGGCAATGTGGTAAAAATGGCTATCCCTCTGTTTGCGGGTGTTGCAGGTGCTGCTGCCTTCTTATTACCAGGACCAACACCAATGCTATTAGCTGACCAAATGAATGCTGATTTTGGTTGGATGATTTTAATTGGTTTATGTGCGGCTATTCCGGGCATGTTACTAGCTGGCCCTATCTTCGGTAACTTTATTAGCCGTTACGTTACCTTAGAATTACCAAAAGATTTAACTGAACCAAGTCTGGGCCAAAACAAAATGCCTTCTTTTGGTTTTAGCCTTGCTCTTGTGTTATTGCCTTTAGTGTTAGTGGGATGCAAAACCATTGGCGCACGTTTCGTTGAGGAAGGTTCTCAGTTATATAATATTCTTGAATTTGTTGGTCATCCATTTATCGCAATTCTTGTGGCTTGTTTAGTGGCTATTTACGGTCTTGCTATTCGTCGTGGTATGAGCAAAGAAAAAGTAATGGAAATCTGTTCTGCTGCAATCCAACCTGCGGGGATCATTTTGTTGGTAACGGGTGCCGGTGGTGTTTTTAAACAAGTGCTGGTGGATTCGGGTGTTGGTCCGGCATTAGGGAATGCTTTAATTGGTGCAGGTATGCCAATTGCGGTGGCGTGTTTTATTCTTGCTGGTGCTGTGCGTGTTATTCAAGGCTCTGCAACAGTAGCGTGTTTAACTGCAGTAGGTTTAGTTTTACCAGTTATCAATGAGTTGGGCTACAGTGGCGCACAAATGGCGGCATTATCAGTGTGTATCGCGGGTGGCTCTATTATTCTTAGCCATGTTAATGACTCAGGTTTCTGGTTGTTTGGTAAATTTACTGGTGCGACAGAAGCACAAACCTTAAAAACATGGTCTTTAATGGAGACTATTCTGGGTACAACAGGTGCAGTTATAGGCATGATCTTCTTCGCTTTTCTCTAA
- the gntK gene encoding gluconokinase gives MNDTQSLHHVFILMGVSGSGKSAVASGVAQRTGAAFLDGDFLHPRSNITKMASGHALNDEDRKPWLQALNDAAFAMQRTNSVSLIVCSALKKQYRDMLRNGNQCLHFLYLKGDYELIESRLKARKGHFFKPQMLVTQFETLEEPTNAENDVYEIDISMPLDDVIESAINKINSVTQGAFEGETV, from the coding sequence ATGAACGATACCCAATCCCTACACCATGTTTTCATCTTAATGGGGGTATCAGGCAGTGGTAAATCTGCGGTCGCAAGTGGTGTGGCACAACGTACAGGTGCTGCATTTTTAGACGGTGATTTTCTACACCCTCGCTCAAATATTACTAAAATGGCATCAGGCCACGCTTTAAATGATGAAGATCGTAAACCTTGGTTACAAGCACTAAATGATGCTGCTTTTGCGATGCAAAGAACGAATAGCGTATCGCTAATTGTCTGTTCTGCATTGAAAAAACAATATCGTGATATGTTAAGAAACGGCAATCAATGCCTGCACTTTTTATATTTAAAAGGTGACTATGAGCTGATTGAAAGTCGCTTAAAAGCACGTAAAGGGCACTTCTTTAAACCTCAAATGTTAGTGACTCAATTTGAAACCTTAGAAGAGCCAACCAACGCTGAAAATGATGTGTATGAAATTGATATTTCAATGCCACTTGATGATGTAATTGAAAGTGCAATTAATAAAATAAATTCAGTGACACAAGGGGCTTTTGAAGGGGAAACAGTATGA
- the gntR gene encoding gluconate operon transcriptional repressor GntR: protein MKKKRPSLQDVASRVGVTKMTVSRFLRNPEQVSEALREKIARELDSLNYIPNRAPDILSNSTSHAIGVLLPSLTNQVFAEVIRGIESVTDKYGYQTMLAHYGYRAEKEEERLLSLLSYNIDGLILAERTHTPKTIKMLETAGIPVVEIMDSVSPCFDSAVGLDNIDASQQMVSEMIKRGCKRVIYLGARQDERTLMRLNGYEKAMQNAGLPTGSVMTPKSSSYSLGAELLHAARKQYPDLDGLYCTNDDIAIGAVFECQRLGISVPDDIAISGFHGHDVGQVMTPRLASIFTPRDEMGQQAADLLLKRMKGKIARGQVIDVGFRIITGESI, encoded by the coding sequence ATGAAGAAAAAACGCCCCTCATTACAGGATGTAGCTTCACGTGTTGGTGTCACCAAAATGACGGTTAGTCGTTTTTTGCGTAACCCAGAACAGGTCTCCGAAGCTTTACGAGAAAAAATTGCGCGCGAGTTAGATAGTCTTAATTATATTCCTAACCGTGCTCCTGATATCTTATCTAATTCTACCAGCCATGCGATTGGGGTATTGCTACCTTCTTTAACTAACCAAGTTTTTGCTGAAGTTATTCGTGGTATTGAATCAGTAACAGATAAATACGGCTATCAAACTATGTTAGCGCACTATGGATATCGTGCTGAAAAAGAAGAAGAACGCCTACTTTCATTGCTCTCTTATAATATTGATGGGCTTATTCTTGCAGAAAGAACACACACACCAAAAACAATAAAAATGCTAGAAACAGCAGGCATTCCAGTGGTGGAAATTATGGATAGCGTTTCACCTTGTTTTGATTCTGCTGTGGGATTAGACAACATTGATGCATCACAACAGATGGTCAGTGAAATGATCAAGCGTGGTTGTAAACGTGTTATTTATCTTGGTGCAAGACAGGATGAACGTACTCTAATGCGTTTAAACGGGTACGAGAAAGCGATGCAAAATGCAGGCTTACCTACAGGTAGTGTAATGACACCAAAAAGTTCGTCGTATTCGTTAGGCGCTGAATTATTGCATGCTGCACGTAAGCAATACCCCGATTTAGATGGGCTTTATTGTACCAATGATGATATCGCCATTGGTGCTGTTTTTGAGTGCCAGCGTTTAGGTATTTCAGTGCCTGATGATATTGCTATTTCAGGTTTTCACGGACATGACGTGGGGCAAGTAATGACTCCTCGTCTGGCGAGTATCTTTACTCCACGTGATGAAATGGGGCAACAAGCAGCAGATTTATTGCTTAAACGCATGAAAGGCAAAATTGCTCGAGGACAAGTTATTGATGTTGGTTTTCGCATTATTACAGGTGAAAGCATATAA
- a CDS encoding iron ABC transporter substrate-binding protein, translating into MAIHRRQFLTYLTTIATLSALPHSVRAAITSRIAAQFGHIPASTAIHRVISAGPPTDQLLLALAPEKLLGFSSLNLEKSPLFAEDLRKLPRLGRLSGRGSTLSLEALLTLEPDIIIDSGNVDETYRSLAKRVSDQTGVPYVLIDGTLKDSPAQLRQTGALLGVTEKAETLALIAEQYLSDAALFVSEQKVCPRFYLARGAKGLQTGARRSIHTEAIEALGFENVVDVPDFTGLTDVSPEQLLMWDPEIIITQDENAYQQIMQDSVWKSLQAVKNKKVLLFKGLPFGWLDGPPGINRLMGMRRLQSHFDPRIEKQVAYDLQNYFAHFYHTQLSTEQCQQLLGYT; encoded by the coding sequence ATGGCGATCCACAGACGACAATTTCTAACTTACCTCACAACAATTGCGACATTATCTGCACTTCCACATTCGGTAAGAGCCGCGATAACCTCGCGTATTGCAGCACAATTCGGTCATATTCCAGCATCAACGGCAATCCATCGCGTGATCAGTGCTGGGCCTCCGACCGATCAATTATTGCTCGCATTAGCCCCTGAAAAACTATTAGGCTTCTCATCCCTTAATTTAGAGAAAAGCCCTTTATTTGCAGAGGACTTACGCAAATTACCCCGTTTAGGACGTTTGTCAGGACGAGGAAGCACCCTATCTTTAGAAGCCTTACTAACACTAGAACCCGATATCATTATTGATAGTGGAAATGTAGATGAAACCTATCGCTCATTAGCAAAACGAGTTTCCGATCAAACGGGTGTACCTTATGTGTTAATTGATGGCACATTAAAAGATAGTCCTGCCCAATTGCGCCAAACAGGGGCTTTATTAGGGGTTACAGAAAAAGCAGAAACATTAGCGCTAATTGCAGAACAATACCTTAGTGATGCAGCCCTATTTGTTTCTGAACAAAAAGTGTGCCCGCGTTTTTATCTTGCTCGTGGCGCAAAAGGATTACAAACGGGTGCAAGACGCTCAATTCATACAGAAGCCATTGAGGCATTAGGTTTTGAAAACGTGGTAGATGTGCCCGATTTCACTGGGTTGACGGATGTATCACCTGAACAGCTGTTAATGTGGGATCCTGAAATTATCATCACACAAGATGAAAATGCCTATCAGCAAATAATGCAAGACTCTGTATGGAAAAGCCTCCAAGCCGTTAAAAACAAAAAAGTATTACTGTTTAAAGGCTTACCATTTGGTTGGTTAGATGGCCCTCCGGGTATCAATCGTTTAATGGGAATGCGTCGCCTACAGAGCCATTTCGATCCTCGAATCGAAAAACAAGTCGCTTACGATCTGCAAAATTATTTTGCTCATTTTTATCATACACAATTAAGTACTGAACAATGTCAGCAATTGCTGGGGTATACATGA
- a CDS encoding FecCD family ABC transporter permease yields MSQSARITLLFALFSIVTLIAITSGKYSLTTNELWTLVSNKLTGNVEYSRTETVFWQIRFPRVLAAILIGGGLAIAGAAYQGMFRNPLVSPDILGVSSGAGVGAVLGIFLGQSMLSIQLFAFAGGLATVALVYFISRLAKQHDPVLSLVLVGIAISALCGSAISLMKILADPYTQLPSITFWLLGGLSTITASDLLSVAPLMLVGFIPLILLRWRMNILSLSDEEARALGLNVEVTRLVFILSATLITASAVSIAGIIGWLGLIVPHIARLLVGANFTQQLPVSLLVGAIMLLITDTLARTIANIELPLGILTSAIGAPFFLMLLLRTRKGT; encoded by the coding sequence ATGAGTCAATCGGCACGCATCACGCTTCTTTTTGCGTTATTTTCCATTGTCACGTTAATTGCGATCACTAGTGGTAAGTATTCACTTACTACCAATGAGCTGTGGACTCTAGTGAGTAATAAATTAACTGGTAATGTGGAATACAGCCGAACTGAAACGGTCTTTTGGCAAATACGATTTCCTCGCGTTCTGGCTGCTATCTTAATTGGTGGAGGATTGGCGATTGCAGGTGCTGCTTATCAAGGCATGTTTCGTAACCCTTTAGTATCACCTGATATTCTTGGTGTTTCGTCTGGCGCTGGTGTCGGTGCAGTTTTAGGTATTTTTCTTGGACAATCCATGTTGTCGATTCAACTTTTCGCTTTTGCGGGCGGTTTAGCAACAGTTGCTCTAGTCTACTTTATTTCAAGACTTGCGAAACAACATGATCCCGTACTTTCGCTTGTATTAGTCGGTATTGCTATCAGTGCACTATGTGGCTCCGCAATCTCATTGATGAAAATTCTCGCCGATCCTTATACACAATTGCCTTCAATTACCTTTTGGCTTTTAGGTGGTCTTTCGACTATTACCGCTTCTGATTTACTTTCTGTCGCACCTTTAATGTTAGTGGGCTTTATTCCGTTAATTTTACTGCGTTGGCGTATGAATATACTCAGTCTCTCCGATGAAGAAGCCAGAGCATTGGGTTTAAATGTCGAAGTTACACGACTTGTCTTTATTTTGTCTGCGACATTAATAACCGCAAGTGCAGTGTCTATTGCGGGCATTATTGGCTGGTTAGGTTTAATTGTGCCTCATATTGCCAGATTGTTAGTGGGTGCTAACTTCACCCAGCAACTCCCTGTTTCCTTGCTTGTTGGTGCTATTATGTTATTAATTACTGACACATTAGCCCGCACGATTGCCAATATTGAACTCCCATTAGGTATTTTAACCTCCGCCATTGGTGCGCCATTCTTCTTAATGTTATTGCTCAGAACGAGGAAAGGCACATGA
- a CDS encoding ABC transporter ATP-binding protein, translated as MIIANANRLSIGYKGKPLIKDLSFHIKQGQIICLLGANGCGKTTLMRTLLGLIPCIDGEINIVGKTLSEWSPTELAKVVAYVPQATHIPFSFNVIDMVVMGRGAHLSFFSMPSSQDKTMAMETLEMLSLSHLTYRTFDTLSGGEKQMVLIARALVQQPKLLIMDEPAASLDFGNQIKLLTQVKALKALGISVFMSTHHPQHAASLADDVILLTPHVPVLQDRPDILLTPDNLAHLYGVQPTDIQAHFHAYSDNKNDHRQEYEHN; from the coding sequence ATGATCATTGCTAACGCCAATCGACTCTCCATTGGTTACAAAGGTAAACCCTTAATTAAAGATCTCTCCTTTCATATCAAACAAGGGCAAATAATTTGCTTATTAGGCGCCAATGGCTGTGGCAAAACGACATTGATGCGCACGTTATTAGGCCTAATACCTTGTATTGATGGTGAGATTAATATTGTGGGTAAAACACTAAGTGAGTGGTCACCAACAGAACTTGCCAAAGTTGTGGCGTATGTTCCTCAAGCAACACATATTCCCTTTTCTTTCAATGTTATTGATATGGTTGTCATGGGTCGAGGCGCGCATCTCTCCTTTTTTTCGATGCCAAGCTCACAAGATAAAACAATGGCAATGGAAACCTTAGAAATGCTTTCGCTTTCTCATCTTACTTACCGAACTTTTGATACCTTAAGTGGCGGTGAAAAACAGATGGTACTCATTGCACGCGCTTTGGTGCAACAACCCAAATTGTTGATTATGGATGAACCCGCGGCAAGCCTTGATTTTGGTAATCAAATCAAACTGCTTACCCAAGTTAAGGCATTAAAAGCATTAGGGATCAGTGTTTTTATGTCTACACATCACCCCCAACATGCTGCTTCTTTGGCTGATGATGTCATTTTGCTGACACCTCATGTACCCGTTTTGCAAGATAGACCTGATATTTTGCTGACACCCGACAATTTAGCGCACCTTTATGGTGTACAACCAACAGATATTCAGGCGCATTTTCACGCATACTCTGATAATAAAAATGACCATAGGCAAGAATATGAACACAATTGA
- a CDS encoding class I SAM-dependent methyltransferase: MNTIETTDFAELYKNHMVQAERTKKEPEHWDKRAEKMAETCANPNDPYLIKFREMMDFTDAETLLDVGCGPGSISIHVADKFKKTIGIDYSTGMLAVAKRRAEQAGINHAEFITCSWEDSWDTLPRCDIAVASRSTLVIDLKTALLKLNRQAKLRVYTTHTVSPTFVDQRIIRLLGRNVPTLPTYIYAVNMLNQMGIHPKVDYIRSRNCQSNFNSLEQFIEGINFSVGPLSEDEITRLTTYYHESIEKGISLISPTRDWAMVSWDVVPESELTL, translated from the coding sequence ATGAACACAATTGAAACCACAGATTTTGCTGAACTTTATAAAAACCATATGGTACAGGCAGAAAGAACCAAAAAAGAGCCGGAACATTGGGACAAACGTGCTGAAAAAATGGCTGAAACCTGTGCCAATCCTAACGATCCCTATTTAATAAAATTTCGTGAAATGATGGATTTTACCGATGCTGAAACTCTATTAGATGTAGGTTGTGGCCCTGGCTCTATCAGTATTCATGTTGCAGATAAATTCAAAAAAACGATTGGTATTGATTACAGTACAGGGATGTTAGCGGTCGCTAAACGCAGAGCTGAACAAGCGGGAATCAACCACGCAGAATTTATAACGTGTTCATGGGAAGATAGCTGGGATACGCTCCCTCGTTGTGATATTGCCGTTGCTTCACGTTCAACATTAGTCATAGATTTAAAAACAGCGCTGTTAAAACTAAATCGCCAAGCTAAATTACGTGTTTATACCACTCACACAGTTTCGCCAACCTTTGTTGATCAACGCATTATTCGCTTACTGGGTCGAAATGTTCCTACTCTTCCAACGTACATTTATGCTGTGAATATGCTAAACCAAATGGGCATTCACCCTAAAGTGGATTACATCCGTAGCCGTAATTGCCAAAGCAATTTCAATAGTCTTGAACAATTTATTGAAGGTATTAACTTCTCCGTAGGGCCTTTAAGCGAAGACGAAATTACACGCCTAACAACTTACTATCATGAAAGTATTGAAAAAGGCATTTCCCTAATTTCACCAACTCGTGATTGGGCAATGGTTTCTTGGGATGTTGTTCCTGAAAGTGAGCTAACTCTATGA
- the modD gene encoding ModD protein: MIYYPDAFLDNLLMEDIQYGDLTSRALNISNQLGTMIFTRREAGCVSGITLGCRLLEKLGLVVTAHQQDGDFANADDCLITAEGRADALHQGWKVVQNVLEWSCGVSDYMARMLDIYHRYQPKGQIACTRKNIPNTKLLATQAVLAGGGVIHRQGCSETILLFTNHRRFLSEPNNWAQHVKQLRQAAPEKCIVVEVDNIEQAREALKAQPDILQLDKFSIENIALLQQEVPHIAPHCHLSVAGGINLNTIEKYAQTGITLMVTSSPYYAPPTDIKVRLYKKD, from the coding sequence ATGATTTATTATCCTGATGCCTTTCTTGATAATTTGTTGATGGAAGATATTCAATATGGTGATCTCACCAGCCGAGCACTGAATATTAGTAATCAACTGGGCACAATGATCTTTACACGCCGTGAAGCAGGTTGCGTCAGTGGGATCACTCTAGGTTGTCGCTTATTGGAAAAATTAGGATTAGTAGTAACCGCACATCAACAAGATGGTGATTTTGCTAATGCCGATGATTGTTTAATCACAGCTGAAGGTCGTGCTGATGCACTACATCAAGGCTGGAAAGTGGTACAAAATGTCCTTGAGTGGAGCTGTGGCGTGAGTGATTATATGGCAAGAATGCTAGATATTTATCACCGCTATCAACCTAAAGGGCAAATTGCGTGTACACGTAAAAATATCCCTAATACTAAATTACTGGCGACCCAAGCCGTACTAGCGGGTGGTGGTGTCATTCATCGTCAAGGTTGCTCTGAAACTATTTTGCTCTTTACTAACCATCGTCGATTTTTATCAGAACCAAATAATTGGGCACAGCATGTTAAGCAGTTACGCCAAGCTGCACCTGAAAAATGCATTGTTGTAGAAGTTGATAATATTGAACAAGCAAGGGAGGCGTTAAAAGCACAGCCTGATATTTTACAGCTCGATAAGTTCTCTATTGAAAATATCGCACTGCTACAACAAGAAGTGCCACATATTGCACCACATTGTCATCTTTCTGTTGCTGGCGGTATTAACCTCAATACTATCGAAAAATATGCACAAACGGGCATTACCTTAATGGTAACGTCTTCACCTTATTATGCTCCACCTACGGATATTAAAGTTCGTCTTTACAAAAAAGATTAA
- a CDS encoding TonB-dependent receptor plug domain-containing protein: MKLKPLCYCLSLALLPSITLADTTYGQSTPDLLTVWSSPIAANPDILTQEQMLEQNKVNAAQAISTLPGVVMQKSGNRNEYTIKVRGFDSRQLPVFFDGIPTYVPYDGNLDLARFTTNDLASIEVNKGYTSLLQGPNLMGGAINITTATPKKPLEGSIAYSQGFARGADYAHNMSARLGVRNDLGFIQISGSQLKQRFTPIPGADENNAAAGTHGRRDNSATDDKRGMIKVGWTPRASDEYTLTYVKQDGEKNSPPSTLGKGKFKYWAWPDYNKESYYYSGTTQITDGMKLQSRAYHDKFENTLYMYPKKGDTPDYSHYDDYSTGAALQLGIDTRENDLLSFAAHWKDDVHRSQKEKNGDWMRYKDRTWSLATEYQWVVTNDLDLVGAISYDWRDSVETDKGADDNKQTAFNWEMMAKYSLANDDVVRFSVSDRSRFPTQKERYTSEKPKDGSKGIINPDLDPERALSFDLTYEGHITDKWGYQTSIYYNRVSDAIMAHTVYRGGNAFFQNQNSGRVDYVGLDLGTKGNVTDWLELGLNYSYIHSDPKQIAHVEGLPKHKAYMWITFIPAEQVRFTIMEEAQSWTYNRIDENDKLTGYTKTDLRLDYDFGYGVSANASVNNLFDKSYEYTQGYMEDGRNYWLGIEYKF, from the coding sequence ATGAAATTAAAACCTCTATGCTACTGTTTATCTCTTGCTCTCTTACCCAGTATTACACTTGCTGACACCACTTATGGACAATCTACTCCCGACTTATTAACCGTATGGAGTAGCCCAATTGCAGCAAATCCAGATATATTAACGCAAGAACAAATGCTTGAACAAAATAAGGTCAATGCGGCACAAGCAATTTCAACATTACCCGGTGTTGTAATGCAAAAATCGGGTAACCGTAATGAGTACACCATTAAAGTGCGTGGGTTTGATAGCCGCCAACTGCCTGTATTCTTTGATGGTATTCCAACTTATGTTCCTTATGATGGCAACTTAGACTTGGCACGTTTTACCACAAACGATCTGGCGAGCATTGAAGTCAACAAAGGCTATACCTCATTATTGCAAGGCCCTAACTTAATGGGTGGTGCAATTAATATCACCACTGCGACGCCGAAAAAACCATTAGAAGGAAGCATTGCTTATTCTCAAGGTTTTGCTCGTGGTGCTGATTATGCACACAATATGAGTGCACGCTTAGGTGTACGTAATGATTTAGGATTTATTCAAATTAGTGGTAGCCAATTAAAACAACGTTTTACTCCAATTCCCGGTGCTGATGAAAATAATGCGGCAGCAGGCACTCATGGACGTCGTGATAATTCAGCAACAGATGATAAACGTGGCATGATAAAAGTGGGTTGGACACCACGCGCTTCTGACGAATATACCCTAACTTATGTAAAACAAGACGGTGAAAAAAATAGCCCACCATCAACATTAGGTAAAGGTAAATTTAAATATTGGGCATGGCCGGATTACAACAAAGAAAGCTATTACTATAGCGGTACTACTCAAATTACGGATGGTATGAAATTACAAAGTCGTGCTTATCACGATAAATTTGAAAATACCCTTTATATGTATCCTAAAAAAGGCGATACACCTGATTACAGTCACTATGACGACTACAGCACCGGAGCCGCATTGCAATTAGGTATCGATACTCGTGAAAATGATCTACTCTCTTTCGCTGCTCACTGGAAAGATGACGTTCACCGTTCTCAGAAAGAGAAAAATGGTGATTGGATGCGTTATAAAGATAGAACGTGGTCTTTAGCAACAGAATATCAATGGGTGGTCACTAACGATCTCGATTTAGTGGGTGCAATTAGCTATGACTGGCGCGATAGCGTTGAGACTGATAAAGGCGCTGATGATAACAAGCAAACAGCCTTTAACTGGGAAATGATGGCAAAATATTCATTAGCTAATGATGATGTTGTACGTTTCTCTGTGTCTGATCGTAGCCGTTTCCCTACACAAAAAGAGCGTTATACAAGTGAAAAACCCAAAGATGGTTCTAAAGGGATCATCAATCCAGATTTAGATCCTGAACGTGCATTATCTTTCGACTTAACCTATGAAGGACACATTACAGATAAATGGGGTTACCAAACCAGTATTTACTATAACCGAGTCAGTGATGCAATTATGGCACATACCGTTTATCGCGGTGGCAACGCATTCTTCCAAAACCAAAATAGTGGGCGTGTTGACTATGTTGGGCTTGATTTAGGTACTAAAGGTAATGTGACAGATTGGTTAGAGCTAGGCTTAAATTACAGCTATATCCATAGCGATCCTAAACAAATAGCACACGTTGAAGGTTTACCAAAACATAAAGCCTATATGTGGATAACATTTATTCCTGCTGAACAGGTTCGCTTTACCATTATGGAAGAAGCACAAAGCTGGACCTATAACCGCATTGATGAAAATGACAAACTGACAGGTTATACCAAAACTGACCTTCGTTTAGATTATGATTTTGGATATGGTGTTTCTGCTAATGCTTCTGTAAACAATCTTTTTGATAAGTCTTATGAATATACTCAAGGTTATATGGAAGATGGCCGTAATTACTGGTTGGGTATTGAATATAAATTTTAA
- a CDS encoding IpaD/SipD/SspD family type III secretion system needle tip protein — MATAIDVNNYHVDHKISLNLYSNPIPHDEEVENFLNNIYYSLEDIKKESKNINNSYYEENKFTEKQRSYINDNMYVQSKMIEKKALNDLNTLSRSLHDNALKKEYSTDSLFDLFNDVKQSIVAGKNDYLDVLKDIFAKYMEFVKELREILALLSDAVKAGSKDGYINIDINDLLNNLLTLKSKFGGNFFNLSMSFTKDAQAHYHRDIKGEQIYYENNHNVDNAAEALEKLLNEIKGVKSEKKDNSIPPDISFGFSASIDFSSLDKLIDYLMKMDSFPHDILQTEFDLLKKTLDAFEKNINTNLDELSKKYSSANSNYDNFVKIVSSTMNTLLEMAKGFLRF; from the coding sequence ATGGCTACCGCTATTGATGTCAACAATTATCATGTTGATCATAAAATATCCTTAAATTTATATTCTAATCCGATTCCGCATGATGAAGAAGTGGAAAATTTTTTAAATAATATTTATTATTCTTTAGAGGATATAAAAAAAGAAAGTAAAAATATTAACAATTCTTATTATGAAGAAAATAAGTTTACAGAGAAACAGAGATCATATATCAATGATAATATGTATGTTCAATCAAAAATGATAGAAAAAAAAGCATTGAATGATTTGAATACATTATCTCGGAGCTTACACGATAATGCTCTTAAAAAAGAGTACTCGACCGATTCATTGTTTGATCTTTTTAATGATGTAAAACAATCTATAGTTGCAGGTAAAAATGATTATCTTGATGTATTAAAAGATATATTTGCAAAGTATATGGAGTTTGTGAAAGAACTAAGAGAAATTCTTGCTTTACTGAGTGATGCAGTTAAAGCTGGGAGTAAAGACGGTTATATTAATATCGATATCAATGATTTGTTGAATAATTTACTGACTCTCAAAAGTAAATTCGGAGGTAATTTCTTTAATTTATCCATGTCTTTTACAAAAGATGCACAAGCGCATTATCATCGAGACATTAAAGGTGAGCAAATATATTATGAAAATAATCATAACGTTGATAATGCGGCGGAAGCATTAGAAAAATTATTAAATGAAATAAAAGGTGTTAAATCAGAAAAAAAAGATAACTCTATACCGCCAGATATCTCATTTGGTTTTAGTGCCAGTATTGATTTTTCATCTCTGGATAAATTAATTGATTATTTAATGAAGATGGATTCATTTCCTCATGATATTTTACAAACTGAATTTGATCTTTTGAAAAAGACATTAGATGCCTTTGAGAAAAATATTAATACTAATCTTGATGAGTTATCTAAAAAATACAGTTCTGCAAATAGCAATTATGATAATTTTGTAAAAATAGTCAGTAGCACTATGAATACTTTATTAGAAATGGCAAAAGGATTCCTACGTTTCTAA